One segment of Candidatus Hydrogenedentota bacterium DNA contains the following:
- a CDS encoding nucleoside transporter, whose translation MSSEHESSVVQALDKLYEFEREPVSEDKLQPGRYFAALFAGEHVAGTEFTIGALFVAWGFSAFDVFVGLAIGNLMAVLTWTFICAPIAVRTRLTLYWYLRKVAGPGTTAIYNVCNAFLFCILAGCMITVSASAVRIPFHIPPNTEWYPTDFRFVLVVLAVGSVVVVLAILGFKRLAQFAEVCSPWMILMFVAGGIVMLPWLAAQKLEGGAMRSWQDYWTLANDWIWIGVRPDGSAKASFWEVAAFAWVCNLAMHGGLSDMALFRYAKSHWYGLYSAFGMFIGHYLAWIFAGMMGAITVLMIQTGAGALSPSVRENAGENIQLKNQMAQAAFEKVSAAGDTQAKAPEMRSVSQAQIGDIDPGAIAFTALGFAGIIAVIIAGWTTSNPTLYRAGLAMQAVTPGWPRWLVTMVVGVITTVIACFPFVFTKLLDFVGLYGLLLVPVGAIVFTEHWIFPKIGLTQFWCEKKKLVMSWPALISWIAGLVFALVLYKVVGASLFYLFIPTSLVAIVLYIVLASLMGARDRFPETAEETACGTGAARTKGGGAVQPRKAVQEPLTWVSGLVALAALAVCILWPVWICIAGAEGFEARFALFRVWLIVPTLVYFVAGTYWAIARDMAKGE comes from the coding sequence GTGTCAAGCGAACATGAAAGCAGTGTGGTGCAGGCGCTGGACAAGTTGTACGAATTCGAGCGCGAACCGGTGTCGGAGGACAAGCTCCAGCCGGGACGTTATTTCGCGGCGCTTTTCGCGGGGGAACACGTGGCGGGTACCGAGTTCACCATTGGCGCGCTTTTCGTGGCCTGGGGATTCAGCGCGTTTGACGTGTTCGTCGGGTTGGCTATCGGCAATCTGATGGCCGTGTTAACCTGGACTTTTATCTGCGCGCCCATCGCCGTGCGGACACGGCTAACGCTGTACTGGTACTTGCGCAAGGTCGCCGGCCCGGGCACGACGGCCATCTACAACGTCTGCAACGCGTTTCTGTTCTGTATTCTGGCGGGTTGCATGATTACCGTTTCGGCATCCGCCGTCCGCATCCCGTTCCATATTCCTCCCAACACGGAGTGGTATCCGACGGATTTCCGGTTTGTTCTCGTTGTGCTTGCCGTGGGTTCCGTCGTGGTTGTGCTCGCTATTCTCGGATTCAAGCGCCTGGCTCAATTCGCGGAGGTGTGTTCGCCTTGGATGATCCTGATGTTCGTGGCGGGAGGGATCGTAATGCTGCCCTGGCTTGCGGCGCAGAAACTGGAAGGGGGGGCGATGCGGAGCTGGCAGGACTATTGGACGCTTGCAAACGACTGGATCTGGATTGGTGTGCGGCCGGACGGGAGCGCGAAAGCAAGTTTCTGGGAGGTGGCGGCATTTGCGTGGGTGTGCAATCTTGCCATGCATGGCGGTCTGTCGGACATGGCCCTGTTTCGCTACGCGAAGAGCCATTGGTACGGATTGTATTCCGCGTTCGGGATGTTCATTGGCCATTATCTGGCCTGGATATTCGCCGGGATGATGGGGGCCATCACCGTTCTGATGATCCAGACGGGCGCGGGCGCGCTCAGCCCTTCGGTCAGGGAGAATGCGGGGGAGAATATTCAGCTCAAGAACCAGATGGCTCAAGCCGCGTTTGAAAAGGTTTCCGCAGCCGGGGATACGCAGGCAAAAGCGCCGGAAATGCGCAGCGTATCCCAGGCGCAAATTGGCGATATTGACCCGGGCGCGATAGCGTTCACGGCGCTGGGCTTCGCGGGTATTATCGCGGTTATCATCGCGGGTTGGACCACTTCCAACCCGACGCTTTACCGCGCGGGTCTGGCGATGCAGGCCGTGACACCGGGCTGGCCACGGTGGCTTGTGACGATGGTTGTCGGGGTCATTACCACGGTCATTGCCTGTTTCCCCTTTGTATTCACGAAACTTCTTGATTTTGTGGGACTATATGGCCTGCTCCTGGTGCCCGTCGGCGCGATTGTGTTCACGGAGCACTGGATCTTCCCCAAGATCGGCCTGACCCAGTTCTGGTGCGAAAAAAAGAAGCTGGTCATGAGTTGGCCGGCCTTGATCAGTTGGATTGCTGGGCTCGTCTTCGCGCTGGTGCTGTACAAGGTGGTCGGCGCGAGTCTCTTCTATCTGTTCATCCCGACGTCGCTGGTCGCGATCGTCCTGTATATTGTCCTTGCATCACTCATGGGGGCGCGCGATAGATTCCCGGAGACGGCGGAGGAGACCGCGTGCGGAACCGGGGCCGCGCGCACGAAGGGCGGGGGCGCCGTTCAGCCGCGTAAGGCCGTGCAGGAGCCGCTGACGTGGGTCTCCGGTCTCGTGGCCCTCGCAGCGCTGGCCGTCTGCATTCTGTGGCCGGTGTGGATCTGTATCGCGGGTGCGGAAGGATTTGAGGCCCGCTTCGCCCTGTTCCGCGTCTGGCTCATCGTGCCGACGCTGGTGTATTTTGTTGCTGGGACGTATTGGGCTATCGCGCGGGACATGGCGAAAGGGGAATAA